A genomic segment from Glycine soja cultivar W05 chromosome 18, ASM419377v2, whole genome shotgun sequence encodes:
- the LOC114397494 gene encoding protein yippee-like, producing MGRLFVVNLEGKIYSCKHCHTHLALYDDIYSRTFHCRHGKAYLFNKVVNVSIGEMEDRPMMTGLHTVADIFCVGCGSIVGWKYETAYEKNQKYKEGKSVLERYKVSGPDGSNYWISNEAHVGGSDADDA from the exons ATGGGGAGGTTGTTTGTGGTGAATCTGGAAGGGAAGATCTATAGCTGCAAACACTGCCATACCCATCTTGCGCTTTACGATGACATCTACTCCAGG ACATTCCATTGCAGACATGGGAAAGCTTATCTCTTCAATAAGGT TGTGAATGTTTCTATTGGCGAAATGGAGGACAGACCGATGATGACTGGGTTACATACCGTGGCTGACATTTTCTGTGTGGGTTGTGGATCAATCGTGGGTTGGAAATAT GAGACTGCCTATGAAAAAAACCAGAAGTACAAGGAAGGAAAATCAGTGCTTGAACG GTACAAAGTGTCAGGTCCTGATGGAAGCAATTATTGGATCAGCAATGAGGCACATGTTGGTGGAAGTGATGCAGATGATGCTTAG
- the LOC114396131 gene encoding arginyl-tRNA--protein transferase 2-like has protein sequence MASSSSNTPKESVVVDCGRRRTSCGYCRSSRHNSISHGMWAHSLTVDDYQDLLDRGWRRSGCFLYKPEMERTCCPSYTIRLKASDFVPSKEQLRVSRRMQRFLDGTLDVKKVDVMEDPTKSGIFTRPMSEESLAAGSENKDEVEKSLHYLSNQIDNVIHILIEKGEFPSGIQLPNASVKRVSQGKRKLLVNGSEDLLYSSNIAFQIAASIKRAQSCDKVVDDSKPARVCEKENDSSPKIIAEKLVASLDPTVKNSDLSIRACNGHINFYASSKQVSLNRSVQNAPVPKISRMKHDSGGNCLIGQVKRQKLEIRLNRSSFDPEEFALYRRYQLKVHNDKPQNVTENSYRRFLVDTPLIQVSPTGDSTVPPCGFGSFHQQYLIDGQLVAVGVIDILPKCLSSKYLFWDPDFAFLSLGKYSAFQEIGWVKENQVYCPSLQYYYLGYYIHSCSKMRYKAAYRPSELLCPLRYQWVPFDIARPLLDRKPYVVLSDSSILQNGESSLPQTTEDVMRRGFDDVGQEDANDVPMLDDEEMVESESECSDDEPDLETTSDDDPEIADVSKVLLGIKGSHVKYKDLRVVFGPEQQSYLESQLRRYRKVVGPLLSERIVYSLG, from the exons atggcgAGTAGCAGCAGCAACACTCCGAAGGAAAGCGTTGTTGTCGACTGCGGAAGGCGTCGAACCTCTTGCGGCTATTGCAGATCCTCTCGTCACAATAGCATCTCTCATG GCATGTGGGCACATAGCCTTACTGTGGATGACTACCAAG ATCTTCTTGATCGTGGCTGGAGAAGGTCTGGATGTTTTCTTTATAAACCAGAGATGGAAAGGACATGCTGCCCTTCTTATACAATTCGCTTGAAAGCAAGTGACTTTGTTCCTTCTAAGGAGCAACTTCGTGTATCTAGACGAATGCAAAG GTTTTTAGATGGAACCTTGGATGTAAAAAAAGTTGATGTTATGGAGGACCCAACCAAATCGGGAATCTTCACTAGACCTATGTCAGAAGAATCCTTAGCTGCTGGCAGTGAAAACAAGGATGAAGTTGAAAAATCTTTGCATTATTTATCAAACCAAATTGATAATGTTATACACATCCTCATTGAGAAGGGGGAATTTCCCTCTGGTATTCAATTACCAAATGCTTCAGTAAAAAGAGTTTCACAGGGAAAAAGAAAGTTACTAGTCAATGGATCAGAAGATCTCTTATATAGTAGCAATATAGCCTTTCAAATTGCAGCATCTATAAAACGAGCACAATCATGTGACAAGGTTGTCGATGATTCCAAACCAGCAAGAGTCTGTGAAAAGGAGAATGATTCATCTCCTAAAATTATTGCAGAAAAGCTAGTAGCTTCTTTAGATCCAACTGTGAAAAATTCTGATTTGTCTATCAGGGCTTGCAATGGACATATCAATTTTTATGCTTCTAGTAAGCAAGTGTCCCTGAACAGAAGTGTTCAAAATGCTCCAGTTCCTAAAATTTCTAGAATGAAGCATGACAGTGGAGGAAATTGTTTGATTGGTCAGGTAAAAAGGCAAAAGCTTGAGATCCGTTTAAACAGATCCAGTTTTGATCCAGAAGAATTTGCTTTGTACAGAAGATATCAGCTCAAAGTACATAATGATAAACCACAAAATGTCACAGAGAACTCATATCGTAGGTTTTTGGTTGATACTCCATTAATACAAGTTTCTCCCACTGGTGATAGCACAGTTCCTCCTTGTGGTTTTGGCTCTTTCCATCAACAATATCTAATAGACGGCCAGTTAGTGGCAGTTGGTGTTATAGATATCCTTCCTAAATGTTTGTCAAGTAAATATTTGTTCTGGGATCCAGACTTTGCCTTTCTATCACTAGGCAAGTACTCGGCTTTTCAAGAAATAGGTTGGGTGAAAGAAAACCAGGTTTATTGTCCTAGTCTACAATACTattatcttggctactatattCACTCTTGCAGCAAGATGAGATACAAAGCTGCATATCGTCCTTCAGAGCTTTTATGCCCTCTTCGCTATCA GTGGGTTCCATTTGACATTGCAAGGCCTCTGCTTGACAGAAAACCTTATGTTGTCTTATCAGATTCTTCCATTTTACAAAATGGAGAGTCATCCCTACCTCAAACTACGGAAGATGTAATGAGAAGGGGTTTTGATGATGTTGGCCAAGAAGATGCAAATGATGTTCCAATGCTTGATGATGAAGAAATGGTTGAGTCTGAATCAGAATGCTCTGATGATGAACCTGACCTAGAAACCACTTCAGATGATGATCCAGAAATTGCTGATGTCAGCAAGGTTTTGCTAGGGATAAAGGGATCTCATGTGAAATACAAG GATCTGCGGGTTGTCTTTGGTCCTGAGCAGCAGAGTTACTTGGAGTCACAATTGCGGAGATACAGGAAGGTTGTGGGTCCATTGCTATCCGAGCGAATCGTCTATTCGCTcggataa